A section of the Roseivirga sp. BDSF3-8 genome encodes:
- a CDS encoding ABC transporter permease yields MKTLKLVLESFRFALNALKVNRLRTLLSLGGVAVGIFSIIGVLTMVDSLERNMRESLSFLGENTIYVAQFPWEFDNENYPWWKYFQRPHPDVDEYRYMKERMGVNAAVTIFDSRSVTIKYRNNSSEGVALTGGSDGYEEVFELPIEEGRYFSPVELSSARPVVIIGQEIKDNLFAGIENVIGQNIKIKGLRFTVIGLLEKQGTNLLGTPSNDEKAIIPYGAYAKLFQSSGRGASATLAVKSRVEEIPIEEVEAEVRGHLRASRGLRPKEEDNFALNRPEFLSSFLDVIFQSLTIAGMVIGGFATLVGGFGIANIMFVSVRERTPIIGIQKSLGAKNYFILLQFLFEAILLSLIGALVGSLLVYLISFVQIGTFVITMSLGNLITGLLIAISIGVISGMVPAVMASNMNPVTAIRFK; encoded by the coding sequence TTGAAAACACTGAAATTAGTTCTGGAAAGCTTCCGTTTTGCCTTAAATGCGCTTAAGGTGAACAGGTTGCGTACGCTGCTTTCCCTGGGTGGAGTGGCTGTGGGTATATTCAGCATCATTGGTGTACTCACCATGGTAGACAGCCTCGAGCGAAATATGCGTGAGAGTCTTTCATTCCTTGGAGAGAACACGATCTATGTAGCACAGTTTCCATGGGAGTTTGATAATGAGAACTACCCCTGGTGGAAGTATTTTCAGCGCCCTCACCCTGATGTCGATGAGTATCGCTACATGAAAGAACGAATGGGGGTAAATGCGGCAGTTACTATTTTTGACAGCCGTTCCGTGACTATTAAGTATCGGAATAATAGCTCAGAAGGGGTCGCTCTCACCGGAGGTAGCGATGGCTATGAGGAGGTTTTTGAATTGCCAATAGAAGAGGGGCGGTACTTTAGTCCTGTGGAGTTGTCCAGTGCCCGGCCAGTGGTAATCATAGGGCAGGAGATCAAAGACAATCTTTTTGCCGGTATTGAAAATGTTATTGGCCAGAATATCAAGATCAAAGGACTGCGGTTTACCGTGATAGGCTTGCTGGAAAAGCAGGGCACCAATTTATTGGGTACTCCCAGTAATGACGAAAAGGCCATTATTCCCTATGGGGCCTATGCTAAGCTCTTTCAAAGCTCTGGCAGGGGAGCTTCTGCCACACTGGCAGTAAAAAGCCGCGTTGAGGAGATTCCTATCGAAGAAGTGGAAGCCGAGGTGCGGGGTCACTTGCGGGCTTCCCGTGGGCTGCGGCCAAAGGAAGAAGATAATTTTGCCCTGAATCGTCCCGAATTTCTTTCCAGCTTCCTTGATGTAATCTTCCAGTCGCTCACTATTGCCGGCATGGTCATCGGAGGTTTTGCCACCCTGGTGGGGGGCTTTGGTATTGCTAATATCATGTTTGTGAGTGTAAGAGAGCGCACACCGATTATTGGCATTCAGAAGTCGCTTGGGGCGAAAAACTATTTTATCCTGCTCCAATTTCTCTTTGAGGCTATCCTGCTATCCCTGATAGGGGCGTTAGTGGGCTCGCTGCTCGTATACTTAATATCCTTTGTGCAGATCGGCACCTTTGTGATCACCATGAGCCTGGGTAACCTCATCACCGGCCTGCTTATCGCTATTTCTATCGGGGTAATATCCGGAATGGTTCCAGCTGTAATGGCTTCTAATATGAATCCCGTCACAGCCATTCGCTTTAAATAA
- the recA gene encoding recombinase RecA codes for MSDKNEKLKALELTIGKLEKDHGKGIIMKLSDERVQDIPSIPTGSLSLDIALGIGGIPRGRVIEVYGPESSGKTTLAMHCIAEAQRKGGIAAFIDAEHAFDKVYAEKLGIDTENLLISQPDHGEQALEIADTLIRSGAIDIIVIDSVAALVPKGELEGEMGESKMGLQARLMSQALRKLTGTLNKTGCACIFINQLREKIGVMFGNPETTTGGNALKFYSSVRLDIRRIGQIKEGADNILGNRTRVKVVKNKVAPPFKVVEFDIMYGQGISKVGEIIDLGVELGIIKKAGSWFSYKDDKLGQGRDSVKNLIQDNPELMEELEFKIRKKVKGEEIEEEEKQPVEATK; via the coding sequence ATGAGCGATAAGAACGAAAAACTCAAAGCCCTAGAACTCACCATAGGCAAGCTGGAGAAGGACCACGGAAAAGGCATCATCATGAAGCTGAGCGACGAACGGGTCCAGGATATCCCCTCCATCCCTACCGGCTCACTAAGCCTTGATATTGCGCTCGGTATTGGCGGTATCCCCCGTGGCCGTGTGATCGAAGTGTATGGTCCTGAATCATCCGGTAAGACTACTCTGGCCATGCACTGTATAGCGGAGGCCCAACGCAAAGGAGGTATTGCCGCCTTTATCGATGCAGAGCATGCCTTTGATAAGGTATATGCCGAAAAACTGGGCATAGATACAGAGAACCTGCTTATTTCACAACCGGATCATGGTGAGCAGGCACTGGAGATTGCCGATACTCTTATCCGTTCCGGTGCTATAGACATTATCGTAATTGACTCCGTAGCCGCCCTTGTTCCCAAAGGTGAACTTGAAGGCGAAATGGGTGAAAGCAAGATGGGACTGCAAGCCAGACTCATGTCTCAGGCCCTGAGAAAACTTACAGGTACGCTTAATAAAACCGGCTGCGCGTGTATCTTCATTAACCAGTTACGTGAAAAGATCGGTGTGATGTTCGGCAACCCCGAAACCACTACCGGTGGTAATGCCCTTAAGTTCTACTCATCCGTAAGGCTGGACATCCGCCGTATTGGTCAGATCAAAGAAGGTGCTGACAATATTCTTGGCAACCGTACCAGGGTCAAGGTGGTGAAAAATAAAGTAGCCCCTCCCTTTAAAGTGGTCGAGTTCGACATCATGTACGGACAAGGCATATCTAAAGTCGGGGAAATCATTGACCTGGGGGTGGAACTTGGCATTATTAAGAAAGCCGGCTCATGGTTCTCCTACAAGGATGATAAGCTAGGTCAGGGTCGTGACTCTGTAAAAAACCTTATACAGGACAACCCTGAACTAATGGAAGAGCTCGAGTTTAAGATCCGCAAAAAGGTAAAAGGAGAGGAAATCGAGGAAGAAGAGAAACAACCTGTAGAGGCTACTAAGTAA
- a CDS encoding aminopeptidase translates to MKRKRIFTILLILIVIVTVWQWSLIVYGVKQATGQLSIVWNARPVSEVLNDPATPDSLRRKLELVQNVRSYAVDSLGINPSENYTTYFDQKDDPLMWVVTGSKPFNLEAYEWRFPVVGSFSYKGYFDKEMAFKEADKLRKKGLDVTIRNPGGWSTLGYLKDPILSNMLYRGDGRLAELIIHELTHATIYVKDSVDFNENLATFIGEKGALRFLKDTYGAESTQLREYLLMEEDYEKFTSHMLRGADALNELYAGFNEEMPTKEKRRQKNALIGEIVRKVDTLSLYQKDIYIESLDRYDINNAYFLSFLRYREQQGDLDSLYRRKFNENLDALLSFFKKNYPSL, encoded by the coding sequence ATGAAGAGAAAACGCATTTTTACGATACTGCTTATCCTCATTGTGATTGTCACAGTATGGCAGTGGAGTCTTATCGTATATGGAGTAAAACAGGCTACAGGTCAGTTAAGCATAGTATGGAATGCCCGTCCCGTTAGTGAAGTACTGAATGACCCTGCCACTCCCGACAGCCTGCGCCGTAAGCTGGAACTTGTCCAGAATGTGCGGAGCTACGCAGTGGATTCGCTTGGCATAAACCCCTCTGAAAATTACACCACCTATTTTGATCAGAAGGACGACCCGCTCATGTGGGTGGTTACAGGTAGTAAGCCATTTAATCTGGAAGCTTATGAATGGCGATTTCCTGTAGTGGGAAGCTTTTCCTATAAAGGCTATTTCGATAAGGAAATGGCCTTTAAAGAAGCTGATAAACTCAGGAAAAAGGGGCTGGATGTGACCATTCGTAACCCCGGAGGCTGGTCCACCCTCGGGTACCTGAAGGACCCTATTCTGAGTAATATGCTGTACCGTGGCGACGGGAGGCTGGCTGAACTGATCATTCATGAGCTTACTCATGCGACTATTTACGTAAAGGACAGTGTCGATTTTAATGAGAACCTGGCCACCTTCATAGGCGAGAAGGGCGCATTACGTTTTTTGAAAGATACTTATGGCGCGGAAAGCACACAGTTGAGAGAGTACCTGCTTATGGAGGAGGACTACGAAAAGTTTACCAGTCATATGCTGCGCGGAGCAGACGCGCTGAACGAACTGTATGCCGGATTCAATGAAGAAATGCCTACTAAGGAAAAGAGAAGGCAGAAAAATGCATTGATCGGCGAAATTGTCCGGAAAGTGGACACCCTTTCTCTTTATCAGAAGGACATTTATATAGAGTCGCTGGACAGATACGACATCAATAACGCCTATTTCCTGTCATTTTTACGGTACCGTGAACAACAGGGCGACCTTGATTCGTTGTATAGGCGAAAGTTTAATGAAAACCTGGATGCTTTATTGTCCTTCTTTAAGAAAAATTATCCTTCATTGTAA
- a CDS encoding DUF3108 domain-containing protein, with translation MKRRRSAIVLLALALCAFISPGDSAYRSIPNDSFSFGEEIQYRVHYGFITGGEAKLVISNDVFTINDRPCYRVDVFGETTGMVDAMFGVDNNWGSYIDTAAIIPQRSYRYIKEGKYRKNEIVTFDHKKGSALVGSLSKDAKRLKKTETFPVPVNVQDIVSGYYFLRTMDFSRLKEGQGVNIEGFFDEETYKMNLVFMGREELDTKIGTFKAIKLSPRMPENELFDGEDAIEIWLSDDEHKIPLKIKANMFVGAIEIDIKQYREGKGLKRKKR, from the coding sequence ATGAAAAGAAGACGATCAGCAATTGTGCTCCTGGCACTCGCACTATGCGCCTTCATAAGTCCCGGTGATTCGGCCTACCGGTCTATCCCGAACGATAGTTTCTCATTTGGTGAAGAAATTCAATACCGTGTACACTATGGATTCATCACCGGCGGCGAGGCTAAACTGGTCATAAGCAATGATGTGTTTACCATCAATGACCGTCCCTGCTACCGCGTGGATGTGTTTGGGGAGACCACAGGCATGGTAGATGCCATGTTTGGGGTGGATAATAACTGGGGCTCGTACATCGATACCGCAGCTATTATACCCCAGCGTTCTTATCGCTACATAAAAGAAGGAAAATACCGGAAGAATGAGATTGTGACATTCGACCATAAAAAAGGCAGCGCCCTGGTTGGTAGCCTTAGTAAAGATGCAAAGCGCCTGAAAAAGACTGAGACCTTTCCTGTGCCGGTCAATGTGCAGGACATTGTCAGTGGCTATTACTTTCTCCGCACAATGGACTTTTCAAGGCTTAAGGAAGGCCAGGGGGTAAATATCGAAGGCTTTTTTGATGAGGAGACATACAAAATGAACCTCGTATTTATGGGGCGTGAAGAGCTTGACACCAAGATAGGCACCTTTAAAGCAATTAAACTGTCGCCCCGTATGCCTGAAAATGAGCTTTTTGACGGAGAGGATGCCATTGAGATATGGCTTAGTGATGATGAGCACAAGATTCCGCTAAAGATCAAAGCGAACATGTTTGTAGGAGCGATCGAAATTGATATTAAACAATATAGAGAAGGTAAAGGCCTGAAAAGAAAAAAAAGGTAG
- a CDS encoding tetratricopeptide repeat protein: MKRLPYILILLCLLLVSATSLLAQPDKTLVDKSTFTIITKDASGKVINYGSGFFTDHQGSGLSHASVFDRAVSAEIITTDSTVHRITRIKSEDPLTGLISFSVDNALTLSVKKLEPGSKFFGKGSKAYVLTAKDIRQNAALSVSPEPLDMAGVTPLASLAGGAPPERSNGAAVATASGELAGVYHEGSGLIISTERLAKMTTRSQLFVDWVKKYKADYPYLEGRKALASGNSSQAAEQFQQAAKSVKDGEAFYLAARTAHENNDMDKAYQWYELSLKENPGFAPAHAGRGLILVERGKYNEAIADLDKGIETGKEMRLVKARGIANYEAGNKEQALADLEKAADDEGSYYRLGNLLFQKEAYAKAIAAYDKAAASGSNNHLLYNSRGKAHLLLGQYQKAVIDLGKALSLESTYGKAYLNRAEAYGGLKEYGKAAEDYKKAIAAGENDKEISMKLANSLYLARDYQAAVNAYDQAATAGAGGAELYGNRGLSYFALENHAKAASDLDKAASSNDKLYRPLGISLYKTEKYAPAEEALTKALSQQSEPELLVYRGVARYHLKNKAAADDLASGLASFDGPGEAWYYLGNLRFMEEQYAQAVTAYDKALAKGMQDYLLHNNKGKALLMQDKPAAAIADLKKATDLEPGYGKGWLNLGEAYFLTNSDQPAINALNKAAELGQKSAESARMLAFLYDRNGEGEKALGMYREAIKGGLDDSKLFERGALLAYKAGEEKEALGYADRAISAGATNPGLYKVRGMVRYKGKSYPAAIDDLNKVLSADAGDQEARTYRGLAHYETDNMDGAIADLSKAEPGDEVSYKLGNAYFRKENYAGAESAYDKAIGAGRKEALVYNNRGKARAMQEKWDAAIADYGSAISVDEGYAKAYLNRGEAYFKLGKYAEAAPDLEQAVKKGEGDTETLYNLGASYARTDQSEKAITYLGQAIDKGYREPRAFAMRGLAYYESGQYPPAVSDLSRALEGGLSDPRLVQARGRSRFLTEDYTGASQDLGKFLSAEDGEAKDHYYLGASYYEGKAYDKAEKALSDAISRDKSLTDAYQYRGNTRYRLENFAGAVQDYDMVIKAGSEDAVLFNNRGKAKQNMGNTDGAMADYDKAIALDPEYVRAYENRAAARLDAGEYEGVIEDISSLQEMGEAEPGLLVIKGDAFVALDDQTGAARAYSQAIERGLKTQEVYGKRAIAYEKMEDYIAASEDYSTLIEMGAKTAENYNGRAICHLVLGNDRAAMGDLDIVIQLDPENFDAYYNRSLLKEQNEDYEGMLMDLNSAIKVKDDDAMAYYGRSNARVALEQLGAALNDLDKAIELNKEDARFYRSRGNVRYQMGDEDGGCSDWSEANRLGDRKAGFFVKEYCN; this comes from the coding sequence ATGAAACGATTGCCATATATCCTTATCCTGCTTTGCTTATTATTGGTATCTGCTACCAGCCTGCTCGCACAGCCGGACAAGACACTGGTGGATAAAAGCACCTTCACCATTATTACTAAAGACGCCTCCGGAAAGGTTATAAACTACGGAAGCGGTTTTTTTACTGATCACCAGGGCTCGGGCCTTTCTCACGCCAGTGTATTTGACCGGGCGGTATCGGCCGAGATAATTACCACAGACAGTACGGTACACCGTATTACCCGGATCAAATCAGAGGACCCACTCACTGGCCTGATAAGCTTTTCGGTAGATAACGCTCTGACGCTGTCTGTTAAAAAACTGGAGCCAGGCTCAAAATTCTTTGGAAAAGGAAGCAAAGCTTACGTGTTGACAGCGAAGGATATCCGCCAAAATGCGGCCTTGTCTGTAAGTCCTGAGCCACTGGATATGGCGGGGGTTACTCCCCTCGCATCGCTGGCAGGAGGCGCCCCTCCCGAGCGGTCAAACGGCGCGGCGGTTGCTACAGCCAGCGGGGAGCTGGCAGGTGTGTATCACGAGGGCTCAGGCCTTATTATCTCCACGGAGCGTCTGGCTAAAATGACTACGCGTAGTCAGCTTTTTGTGGACTGGGTGAAAAAATACAAGGCAGACTATCCTTACCTGGAGGGCCGCAAGGCGCTGGCATCGGGCAATAGCAGCCAGGCTGCAGAGCAATTTCAGCAGGCTGCCAAGAGTGTAAAAGATGGAGAGGCCTTTTACCTGGCTGCACGTACAGCTCATGAAAACAATGACATGGATAAGGCTTACCAATGGTACGAGCTGAGCTTAAAGGAGAATCCCGGCTTTGCTCCTGCCCATGCAGGCAGGGGTCTTATTCTGGTGGAAAGGGGCAAATACAATGAGGCGATAGCTGACCTGGACAAGGGCATTGAGACTGGCAAGGAAATGAGGCTTGTAAAGGCCCGTGGCATAGCTAACTATGAAGCAGGCAATAAAGAACAGGCATTAGCTGACCTGGAAAAGGCGGCTGATGATGAAGGAAGCTATTATCGACTAGGCAACCTTCTTTTTCAGAAGGAGGCGTACGCTAAGGCCATTGCCGCTTATGACAAAGCGGCTGCTTCAGGCAGTAACAATCATCTGCTATATAACAGCCGGGGAAAAGCACACCTACTGCTGGGCCAGTACCAAAAGGCTGTGATCGACCTGGGAAAGGCTCTTTCACTGGAAAGCACCTACGGCAAGGCCTACCTGAACCGGGCAGAGGCTTACGGCGGCCTGAAAGAATATGGCAAAGCTGCGGAAGACTATAAAAAGGCGATTGCGGCAGGTGAAAATGATAAAGAGATAAGCATGAAACTGGCGAACAGTCTGTATCTGGCAAGGGATTACCAGGCGGCTGTTAATGCTTATGACCAGGCCGCCACGGCGGGTGCCGGAGGGGCAGAGCTGTACGGAAACAGAGGGCTTAGCTACTTTGCCCTGGAAAATCATGCTAAGGCGGCCTCTGACCTGGACAAGGCGGCCTCATCAAACGACAAGCTGTACCGCCCGCTGGGCATAAGCCTCTATAAGACTGAGAAATATGCTCCTGCTGAAGAGGCCCTCACAAAAGCGCTATCACAACAAAGCGAACCTGAACTACTGGTATACAGGGGGGTAGCGCGGTATCACCTGAAAAATAAGGCGGCTGCAGATGATCTGGCCAGCGGCCTGGCATCCTTTGATGGTCCTGGGGAGGCATGGTATTACCTGGGCAACCTCCGCTTTATGGAGGAACAATATGCACAGGCTGTGACGGCGTACGACAAAGCGCTGGCGAAAGGTATGCAGGACTACCTGCTGCATAATAACAAAGGAAAGGCGCTGCTAATGCAGGATAAGCCGGCGGCTGCAATAGCCGACCTGAAAAAGGCTACCGACCTGGAGCCTGGGTATGGAAAAGGGTGGCTAAACCTGGGGGAAGCGTACTTTCTGACCAATAGCGACCAGCCGGCTATTAATGCGTTAAACAAAGCGGCTGAGTTGGGACAGAAGTCTGCTGAGTCAGCCCGGATGCTGGCCTTCCTTTATGACCGTAACGGCGAAGGGGAGAAAGCGCTGGGTATGTATCGTGAGGCGATAAAAGGTGGCCTGGACGATAGCAAGTTGTTTGAGCGCGGCGCATTGCTAGCTTATAAAGCCGGTGAAGAAAAAGAGGCCCTTGGATATGCTGACCGTGCGATATCAGCCGGAGCCACTAACCCCGGGCTCTATAAAGTACGCGGTATGGTTCGCTACAAAGGCAAGTCATACCCTGCCGCCATTGATGACCTGAATAAAGTTCTCTCTGCTGATGCCGGTGACCAGGAGGCACGCACTTACCGCGGACTGGCTCACTATGAAACGGATAATATGGACGGTGCCATCGCTGACCTCTCTAAGGCTGAACCGGGCGATGAGGTGAGCTACAAACTGGGTAATGCTTACTTCCGCAAGGAAAACTATGCCGGAGCGGAGAGCGCATATGATAAAGCCATAGGAGCTGGCCGTAAAGAGGCCCTGGTGTATAATAACCGGGGAAAGGCACGTGCCATGCAGGAAAAATGGGACGCGGCCATAGCTGATTATGGAAGTGCGATAAGTGTGGATGAAGGATATGCCAAAGCCTACCTGAACCGGGGAGAGGCTTACTTTAAACTAGGAAAATATGCTGAGGCTGCCCCCGACCTGGAGCAGGCGGTAAAAAAAGGGGAAGGCGATACGGAAACGCTCTACAACCTGGGGGCCTCATATGCACGGACAGACCAGTCAGAAAAGGCAATTACTTACCTGGGACAGGCGATAGATAAAGGCTACCGGGAGCCCCGCGCTTTTGCCATGCGCGGCCTGGCCTACTACGAATCGGGCCAGTACCCGCCGGCAGTGAGTGACCTGAGCCGGGCACTGGAAGGCGGCTTGTCCGACCCGAGACTGGTTCAGGCCCGGGGGCGCAGCCGGTTCCTGACTGAGGACTATACGGGTGCTTCGCAGGATCTGGGTAAATTCCTGTCTGCAGAAGATGGTGAAGCGAAGGACCACTACTATCTCGGTGCCAGCTATTATGAAGGTAAGGCGTATGACAAAGCGGAAAAAGCACTTTCTGATGCCATAAGCCGGGACAAAAGCCTTACTGATGCCTACCAGTACCGGGGAAATACGCGCTACCGGCTGGAAAACTTTGCCGGAGCGGTTCAGGACTATGATATGGTGATAAAAGCAGGCAGCGAAGACGCTGTCTTATTCAATAACCGCGGTAAGGCTAAGCAGAACATGGGGAATACTGATGGGGCCATGGCTGACTATGACAAGGCTATAGCACTGGACCCTGAGTATGTAAGGGCCTACGAAAACCGTGCGGCGGCCCGCCTGGATGCAGGTGAGTATGAAGGGGTGATAGAGGACATAAGCTCCCTGCAGGAGATGGGTGAGGCTGAACCGGGCCTGCTGGTAATCAAAGGTGATGCATTCGTAGCCCTAGATGACCAGACGGGGGCTGCCCGGGCATACTCTCAGGCAATAGAGAGAGGGCTGAAAACCCAGGAGGTCTATGGTAAGCGGGCAATAGCCTATGAGAAAATGGAGGACTATATAGCGGCCTCGGAAGACTATAGCACACTGATAGAAATGGGAGCCAAGACGGCTGAGAACTATAACGGGCGTGCTATTTGCCACCTGGTACTTGGTAATGACCGCGCCGCTATGGGTGACCTGGACATCGTGATCCAGCTTGATCCTGAGAACTTTGACGCCTACTACAACCGCTCGCTGCTGAAAGAACAAAATGAGGACTACGAGGGTATGTTGATGGATCTGAACAGTGCCATAAAGGTAAAAGATGATGATGCTATGGCTTACTATGGGCGCTCTAATGCACGGGTGGCCCTGGAACAACTAGGAGCTGCTTTAAATGACCTGGATAAAGCGATAGAGCTTAATAAGGAGGATGCCAGATTTTACAGAAGCCGTGGCAACGTACGCTACCAGATGGGGGACGAGGACGGAGGCTGCTCAGACTGGTCAGAAGCAAACCGGCTGGGTGACCGAAAGGCGGGCTTCTTTGTGAAAGAATACTGTAACTAA
- a CDS encoding CHRD domain-containing protein, whose amino-acid sequence MKKNLYQLSYWTKYLGIFLILPFVFASCDDDDDGNVNPDDGLTGEVVIYNLDERNGSGVSGTATFAERNDGSAIITLDLDGTSAGNSHPAHIHMNTAAETGAIVISLDAVNGDDGMSVTEVDETDDGTDISYEELIVYDGYINVHLSASDLTVVAQGDIGENALTGVSETYPLDERNGSGVSGEVTFSERLDGTALVTIDVEGTPVDGDHPAHIHTNTAAETGAIVVSLNNVNGGTGMSYTTVEEFDDGTALTYAELVDYEGYVNVHLSANDLTVVSQGDIGANALTGESTVYELGERNSSQVNGTATFYERENGNTLIVLDVENTPADGDHPAHIHAQSAEETGPIVLSLNNVDGATGMSMTSAGELDDGTPVTYTDLTSYDGYINIHLSPSNLMVVSQGNIGLNAPTGETMTYNFTAQNGSGVDGTVTIYERVDGHAIVVLDMNNTPAGGDHPAHIHANSAAETGPIVISLNNVNGDTGNSATAVIEFDDGTPVFYSDLLNYDGYINVHLSPSDLTVVSQTNIGSNAN is encoded by the coding sequence ATGAAGAAAAACCTTTATCAACTATCTTACTGGACGAAATATCTGGGGATATTTCTGATTTTACCTTTCGTGTTTGCATCGTGTGATGACGATGATGATGGGAATGTAAATCCGGATGACGGCCTTACCGGTGAAGTGGTTATATATAACCTGGACGAGCGTAATGGCAGTGGTGTAAGCGGTACGGCTACTTTTGCCGAGCGTAATGACGGAAGTGCTATCATCACTCTGGACCTGGATGGTACCAGCGCAGGTAATTCACACCCTGCTCATATTCATATGAATACGGCCGCAGAGACTGGCGCTATCGTAATTTCACTGGATGCTGTAAACGGAGACGATGGCATGAGTGTAACGGAAGTAGACGAGACTGACGATGGTACTGATATCTCTTATGAGGAGCTCATCGTATATGACGGCTACATAAATGTGCACCTGAGTGCAAGTGACCTCACGGTAGTAGCTCAGGGTGACATTGGAGAAAACGCGCTGACCGGTGTAAGTGAAACTTACCCTCTGGATGAAAGAAACGGCAGCGGAGTGAGCGGAGAGGTAACCTTCTCAGAAAGACTTGATGGTACCGCCCTGGTAACTATTGATGTGGAAGGAACTCCTGTAGACGGCGACCATCCTGCCCATATTCACACGAATACTGCTGCAGAGACCGGCGCTATTGTGGTAAGCTTAAATAATGTAAATGGTGGTACTGGCATGAGCTATACTACCGTAGAGGAATTTGATGACGGAACTGCGCTTACCTATGCTGAACTGGTAGACTATGAAGGCTATGTAAATGTACACCTTAGCGCAAATGACCTTACTGTGGTATCACAGGGGGACATTGGAGCTAATGCTCTTACCGGTGAAAGTACTGTCTATGAGCTAGGTGAAAGAAACAGCAGTCAAGTAAACGGAACAGCTACCTTTTACGAACGTGAAAACGGTAATACGCTGATTGTGCTTGATGTAGAGAACACTCCTGCGGATGGAGACCACCCTGCACATATACATGCTCAATCAGCAGAAGAAACCGGGCCTATCGTTCTGAGCCTTAACAATGTAGATGGTGCTACAGGTATGAGTATGACCAGTGCCGGAGAACTAGACGATGGTACACCGGTGACTTACACTGACCTTACAAGTTATGACGGATATATCAATATACACCTGAGCCCAAGTAACCTGATGGTGGTATCACAAGGGAATATTGGCCTTAATGCACCTACCGGAGAAACGATGACGTATAACTTCACTGCCCAGAATGGTAGCGGTGTAGATGGTACGGTGACTATTTATGAAAGAGTAGACGGGCATGCAATTGTGGTACTGGATATGAATAACACCCCTGCCGGTGGAGATCATCCCGCACACATACATGCTAACTCTGCAGCCGAAACCGGCCCCATTGTCATCTCACTGAATAACGTAAATGGAGATACAGGCAATAGTGCTACCGCTGTGATTGAATTTGACGACGGAACTCCCGTTTTCTATTCTGACCTGCTGAATTATGATGGTTACATCAATGTACACCTGAGCCCATCCGACCTTACGGTGGTATCTCAAACCAATATTGGCTCTAACGCTAATTAA
- a CDS encoding enoyl-CoA hydratase-related protein: MFEYLAYDIQEGIATITLNRPDRYNAFNDGMSYELQDALKQATRDNEVRVVVLTGAGKAFCSGQDLKASGGDPDRSFSDSLHKRYNPIIRAIRNMPKPVIARLNGVAAGAGCSLALACDVLIAAEQVQMIEVFVNVGLVLDSGSSYFLPKLVGYHKAFELATRASRITAAEAHELGIINKVVPAEALDAAVAEFAGHYAKAPTKAIGLIKKMLNKGERSSLDDILEYEAYCQEIAGRSEDYREGVNAFLEKRKPEFRGK, from the coding sequence ATGTTTGAATATTTAGCATACGATATACAGGAGGGCATAGCCACCATTACGCTGAACAGACCTGACCGCTATAATGCCTTTAATGACGGCATGAGCTATGAGCTACAGGACGCGCTGAAGCAAGCCACCCGTGACAATGAGGTGCGGGTAGTCGTGCTCACCGGAGCGGGAAAGGCCTTTTGTTCGGGGCAAGACCTGAAGGCCTCAGGCGGAGACCCTGACCGCTCGTTTTCGGACTCTCTGCATAAGCGGTACAATCCTATTATCAGGGCCATACGAAATATGCCCAAGCCTGTGATAGCACGGCTGAATGGCGTAGCGGCAGGCGCAGGTTGCTCACTGGCACTAGCCTGTGATGTACTGATTGCTGCAGAACAGGTACAGATGATCGAGGTGTTTGTAAATGTAGGGCTCGTGCTGGACTCGGGGTCCTCTTACTTCCTGCCGAAGCTGGTAGGCTACCATAAAGCGTTTGAACTGGCTACGCGCGCCTCACGCATTACAGCCGCCGAAGCGCACGAACTGGGCATTATCAATAAAGTGGTTCCTGCAGAAGCGCTTGATGCGGCCGTTGCAGAATTTGCCGGCCACTATGCCAAAGCACCTACCAAGGCGATCGGTCTTATTAAGAAAATGCTGAATAAAGGGGAACGTTCTTCACTGGATGACATTCTGGAATATGAGGCTTACTGCCAGGAGATAGCCGGCCGCTCGGAAGATTACCGCGAAGGGGTTAATGCATTTCTTGAAAAAAGAAAACCGGAGTTCAGGGGTAAGTGA